In Ovis canadensis isolate MfBH-ARS-UI-01 breed Bighorn chromosome 11, ARS-UI_OviCan_v2, whole genome shotgun sequence, one genomic interval encodes:
- the CHMP6 gene encoding charged multivesicular body protein 6, which yields MGNLFGRKKQSRVTEQDKAILQLKQQRDKLKQYQKRITQQLEREREVARQLLRDGRKERAKLLLKKKRYREQLLDKTENQITSLETMVQSIEFTQIEMKVIEGLKIGNECLNKMHQVMSIEEVERILDETQEAVDYQRQIDELLAGSFTQEDEDAILEELDAITQEQIELPAVPSEPLPEKIPEKVPIKARPRQAELVAAS from the exons ATGGGTAATCTGTTCGGCCGTAAGAAGCAGAGCCGGGTCACGGAGCAGGACAAGGCGATCCTG CAACTGAAGCAGCAGCGGGACAAGCTGAAGCAGTACCAGAAGAGGATCACCCAGCAGCTGGAGCGGGAGCGGGAGGTCGCCCGGCAGCTCCTGCGTGACGGCAGGAAGGA ACGCGCCAAGCTGCTGCTCAAGAAGAAGCGATACCGGGAGCAGCTCCTGGACAAGACGGAAAACCAGATCACCAGCCTGGAGACCATG GTCCAGAGTATTGAGTTCACCCAGATTGAAATGAAAGTGATCGAGGGCCTGAAGATTGGAAATGAGTGTCTGAATAAGATGCACCAG GTGATGTCCATAGAGGAGGTGGAGCGGATACTGGATGAGACGCAGGAGGCCGTGGACTACCAGCGG CAAATAGATGAGCTGTTGGCAGGAAGCTTCACTCAGGAGGATGAAGATGCTatcctggaggagctggacgccATCACTCAG GAACAGATAGAGCTGCCAGCGGTTCCTTCAGAGCCCCTTCCTGAGAAGATCCCAG AGAAAGTCCCCATCAAAGCCAGGCCCAGGCAGGCGGAACTGGTGGCAGCCTCGTAA